AAAGCGGCCAGATATACCAATCCTCTTTCCAAACAGCTAAAAAAGAATCCCCTTCCTTAGGGAATAGAGCAAACTGAAGTCGTACAACAAATAAAGGAGATAGCCCAAAATGCTCCTGCTCTTAAGATCCCtggtgaaggaaacaaaattcTCCAAACTGATGCAAGTGATAGATACTGGGGAGCAGTCCTGATAGAATAAATTCATGACAAGAAATTATATTGTGGACATGCAAGCGGAAAATTTAAGGAGGCTGAGCTCCATTATCACACCACATTCAAGGAAGCTCTTGCAGtcaaaaatggaataaaaaagtTTGATTTCCACCTCAGAGGTTTTAACTTTGAAGTACAGATGGACAACTCCTCATTCCCAAAAATCCttgaattcaaaaacaaaatgcctCCAGACCCTTAGATATTGAGACTAAAGGATTGGTTCTCTCGATATGATTTCACTGTAAAACATATCAAAGGCAACAAGAATCTCATCCCAGATTTTCTATCTAGACCAACAAAAGTTGTACAAGTAATCACAAAGACTCACAGTTTCGCGTTAATTTTCATGGTAAAACCTTTACCCAACTGTGCCAAAGCTCAGAAGCTTTATCCTCCAGGATTATCTCCCAGAACCCCAAAAGATATCTTGGATTATGCGAAATCCAGatacttctttttccttcatgAGACACTAAGATTCAAGGTCATTTCTCCTTCTGCATTTGATCCCATAAACCCAAATGGAAATATTTTTGATCTGTTCTATGACATTGGATGGGATCTTTGTGAACCCACATTATGGGCTATATGGtgcaaaacaatacaaaatccCACTCCCATCGCCTTGCAGACAAAAAAGGCCTATCAAATCCTAACAAATCCTCTCAAGCATGAGTTTTCGCTTTGGGCTTTACTCGAATGGTTTAGTCCTATTGCCTGGTGGAGATCAGAATTGGAACAAATACTCTCATATCAAGAAAGTCAGAGAAAGTCAAATGGACAAACATTAGTCTCCATTTTTATTGTCTACAGGCCCTATGCAATTAACTCCTTTGGCCAACTATTTTCACAAAATCATGCTTACACTTGGGGAACTTTCGAAGAATATCCACTAAACGACAACTACAAAAGGCAATTGAAGAGACACCTTCAAGAAGCTAATCTCAGTGGTGAATCTTCTTAAAACAGgctaattccatctagtttcggGGTTCGAACCACTGTTTGCTCAGAATATCATATTCCAGCACAAATGTTTCAAAGAACTGAGGAACTGGTATCCCCTGAGGAAGATGAAAGTCCAGATGACTTGATGGAACAAGATTCTGATGGGTCAGACCCCAATCTCTGTCCAAGTCACGAACCTATCTGTAAATAATAAAGCCAGTACAGTCTGATCGTACTGTAAAGGTTCCAAATAATTTTGTAAGATATAATGGACTCGATGTAATCTGGATAAGATAAgatgtgaaaattagataagataaGATGGGCCCAAGGTAATCCACATGAGCCAATTACCTTAGGGAAAATCCTTATCCCATAAGATGTAAGATAAGGTGTGTTATCCTCTTCTCCTCTATATAAGGAGACATCATCCTTGTGAAGAGGCAGAAGCAACTAAATAAAATCCTTTGAGTTTCTTCAAAACTATGAGTTCCTAAATCCCTATTCTTTTCTCTCAAAAatccttttctttattatgtCTTGGTTTTAGTAGATTAGAGAAGGCAAGGAAATAGCTTATTTCAGAGTAAGTATGCTCTGCACCTGCCTCTATAAGGGGATCTTGTGCATCAGAAAGCTCCGAATATATGGCATATTTCAAGAGTAAGTATGTTCTGCACTTGCCTCTACAAGGGGATCCTGTGCATCAGAAAACTCCGAATATGGTCCTTGAATACCATACTGTGTCCATGAGAAGGAACAATGTAACATTCTAGCAGGCCTGGATTTCGAGGTGCTTTTAGTGAGCTAGACTGCCACGTTGTTACAATCTTGTGCTAGAGATAATAGAATATAGTCTGATGGAATCATTGTAAAAGGACTCcaaaaaaatgatgagaaaagCCCAAAGTACAATGAAATCTTTGATTATGCTATATTATCTCAAACACAAAcccaaatggtatcagagcctaaaGGAAAGCCAGTTTCCTTCCTTGCCTTCTCTAAGAATAGGAACCAGGATATATACGGAACAGGTTGAGTAGAggaagatttttaaaaataaaataataaagtaattacttttaaaattaaaataattaaaatgtgaaaataaaaacataactatttcaatttaaaataacggatatatatatatatatatatatatatatatatatatattgaatatttttatatataagtatagctatattattttattttgttacctttattttaatgtttagtttATTGGAATGcacacaatatttatattttataatgtaatatgCAAAAGATGCTCGTGGAGCtcaatatattgattaaaaattattaaattaactgGAAGATTAATACCATTATTTACCTctctatttatcttttaaatgttatttatccttcccaaataaaaatcacataaaataaatcctgagataaataaaaaagaaattaaacaaaattataactcCTATACCCAATAATCTcgaaaatatgaataatatattttcatatacatTAAAAGTGTAACATTCcgtttttaataatatacaacTATTATTAGATATATCACATATGAAGAAATGACAAAGcaaatttttctcaaaaatacataaaataccTATTACTGTTttgcaaaatttaataaataagaaatctAATAATCTAACTCTAAACTTTAGCAACACTTTTGTTCTACACTGAAAAATCTTTATCTGTTCATACTATTAAGATGATAAttgtaaataagaaaaaacacacaactagacaaaaaaaaagtaagttaatatataaaaaccAATCATATATCAAGTTTATAAGAGTAGACGTATAACACAAATAAATTGATACGATCATATTTAGGAAAGAGTACATTTTTTTCTGAATTGGAATCCTCAAAAGCACAACAAAAGATAAATCAAAGAATGCAAAATAAGACAGAGATGGAGATGACACAATCTAGCATATTGATAAATCAAGTGAAGATTTgccacaaagatgttaatcttcGATAAAAATGAGAGTTCTAATCCAAGAACCAAGAAAATCCTCTctaaaaaatgcaaatgcatatatTATGACTCAAAAGTGTCTACATATGTATTTAGTGCCCATATATATAGATACAAATGTTTAAGGCACCTAAGAAAGCTCAAAGATATTGAGTCCAAAATTaacttgaaaaatttaaaacaaaaacaaattgtttccaattaaaataaaattacaatttatttaatttcctaaattattcttcaattgtgTTCATGATCTTCATGTTCTTTAAATTCCTTTCTTCATAGAACATTATAAGATTTAAGAAGACGTGTTTTGATCTTTGACTCATAGATCCTTTGAATTGTAAATGTTCTTTTTCAAGCTCTTCTCATATATGTTTCAGAAGACAGTCTTCTATCATTCCCTCCTTTTTGAAGAGGATTTGTCCTTAAATTCGTACAACTTGAAAAttctttatcataaattttgtgCATCCTAAGACATACAATCATCCTTTTCTCTAGACTTGACTATTcagatacatgtattgatagCGAACTCTAGGGACCCTAcacttggtggtggtgaaacaAGTTGCTCAATACATCAACTACCTTAAGGATTTCTCAACACATACAATATACATAACCATCTTAAGGATTTTTACTTGAAATCCTTATAGTATTATATACCATTTCACACTCACAAACCCATCTCATATccaaatttaaatcaaatgcatataaatattattcattaaacATACACTAAATTTCTAATATAAGCAAGATAAAATGCATACAACACATCTTAAAGAAACATAAGTCAAAAAGTATAGAAAATCATCACAAAGCTATCAGAACAGGGGTTGCCTAGTGAGTAAGATACCTCGCCCAGTGAAATACTGCGAAAAACCATATCCAGACTTGTAGGGAAAAGTGATGCTTAACGCCCTAAACCACCGCTCAACGTCCAAAAGTTAAAGAGCCCATTGTCTTCGCATCGCTCAATAACCTACAATGCCCCTTACCGCTGAGAACGCAAAGAACTTACTGTCTTCACAACGcttcactagtgcagaaaggactttaaacgtctgttattttgggcttttaacgtctgttctctgtccgacgtctatacgggtgacgttaatgagacGTCACACCCTTTACGCCAGACGTCTCTATAGACGTCAGACCTATATAGGTcaaacgtctatatagacgtccggTCCATACAAGTCAGACGTCTTTGAGGTTGCTCTTGACTAATGGTAATTCGagtttacaaatttatattttaggttaagagaatgtattgtatatattttttttattggatggttttaaaaaCGTAGTAGAGGGAATTGGagagtgcaaaacgcaagaaatcgctGCCAAAGCACCCCGCCTAAACACACGAGAATAACTGCACCAAAATCCaacgaaaacgcattttaatcggttcaaatgaaagataatgcataAAAGAGTGATGTAATtggagtaaaactaatttaaaacggtgcaaaagtgagaaaacgaacctgaaaagcgtaacccgtagagagaaaacgcgatgaataactgcaccaaaacccaaagaaaacgcattttaatcggttcaaatgaacgataatgcatcaaagagtcatgtaatcggagtaaaactaatttaaagcgatgcaaaagtgagaaaatgaaCCTGAAAATCGTAACCCGTAGAGAGAAAACGcgacgaagatgatgaacaatgagtgcgcgtaacgACTGCCTCTCGATCACGGTGATTTAATGCCGACATTTAGAAGTCAGTTTTcctataacagacgtctaaagggctttagacgtcggttcccccaataacagacgtctaaagggctttagaagtcggattggtgggatcagacgtctatatggagccaaaaagtgactttttaaatttttgagtttagggtttagatgtcggttcccacaataacagacgtctaaagtgctttagaagtcggattGGCGAaatcagacgtctatatggagccaaaaagtgactttttaaatttttgggtttagggtttagacgtcggttcccccaataactgacgtctaaagtgctttagaagtcggtttagcgggatcagacgtctatatggagtcaaaagtgactttttaaatttttgggtttagggtttagacatCGGTTCCCccattaactgacgtctacgGTGCTTTAGAAGTTGGTTCCtcccataacagacgtctaaatagaataaaaaattattttttattaaatttttcgtTTAGTTTTGACGTCTTTTCGGGGGAGCCGACGTATATGAGGgcttatagacatcggttatgaGGGTCCCGACGTCTATCATATTATAGACGTCAAGGCCCctcttaactgacgtctatattgacaacttatttacgaaagtgCCACCAGTCATTAATTTACGTTGGGTCCCCacttaactgacgtctaagaggtGACATTAAAAGCCAATTCTGCACTAGTGCTTAGTGCCTAAAATGGCTGCTCAATGTCCTGGAGTCCAATGGTTCTCTGACTTGGCAAAGCTAAATGCTATTTTGGTACCCAATGCCACACTAGAACCAGTAGCTCTAAAGTTGATATAAGTGTACTATAGTTTTAAACAAATCACCCAATTTGATATCCTTATCTTTATGTTTGTTTGTAAAAcatgtgtaaatatttatattgaatatcAATGGACTCATTTGATCAATAACTCAGTCCATTAAACCAAACCAATACTTCACCACAACCGAAACAACAATAAGCATCCTAAAAACCCAACTTCAGTAAACTATGCGGCTAACCAAGTTCTAAATGGTACAAATACAGACTCTTATCCTCAACTTCATTCAGTAAACTATTTTCATAGGATCTCACTTATCAAACCACAAATTTTAGACCAAAACCAAACATAACACTACCCTTTTACAATACCAAAATCTAGCATCAATCCCAACTAATTATAGCATCAATTTCCCATCCAAGCAACCCAAATCAGATAACATTCACAAGTAAACACAACAAGGTTTTTCATATACCATACAACAAGTTCAGCAAAATAGACCAATTCATATTTCAACAAGTTCATTTACTTAATTAGATAACTCAGTCAGTTTAATCCaactaaaacagaaaaaatcatatttatcaaAGTACTAAAATGGTATAAATAAGGTGTTTAGCTTCGGTTACCTTATAGATGACCAAACGACtctaaaaggataaaaatagtACCAAACGTCCACGAAGCTCTATCTACTCCTAGGAACAACAAAAACACGATTAGGGTATACCGTTAGAATCACTGATCAATAGAgagtcttatagaagactcaaaCATCACATGCATCCACAACACACTTGCATACAAAAAAAGACAAAacagacaaaaaagaaaaacaaaaaacaaacttACTCTATCTGAGAAACTGATCAGTCTAAATTTAAGAGTTCATTGTAAGGATCAATTCTACTGTCTTGATTTTTCAATCAGATGAATAGAAGATGagaaatcctaaaaaaaaaaaaatcaaagtactttaaaaatattgtttctaaaaagattatatattttaaaattatcaaactctacataatatttatattaaaactctttaatattaaaataattaggtaTCACTTTCTTAAATCAATATCACTcctaaatatcattttctaagtttaaaaaaataacatcagtaaacaattattaaaataatttcaaataatatattattttttcagttAGATATATAAACATTGAAATAACacgataatattaaaaaaaataattaatatttctctaaaaattgaaaatatttaacaatgtgaaaaattgaaaagatcagaatgagtaataaaaaattattatgtatatacTTTCTCTATAACGTGAATgagacattattttttattattgtttattgtttCAACTAAAAGCACTCGTTTAAACTATTTATGCTTATCCAATAAAAAAGACATTGTTTAGATTCGGGAGCATTGATCATTAGGGAATCCATCTAAATACATTAATgatatatagtttattttattctatttttatctttgcCATCATTTCTGCAAGATTAATGAAACGTGATCCGTACATATAGTAGTACctttttaattcaatcttatttgATTCCTTAAGATTATTAAAGTACAATTCcttaatatatgaaattagtgcaataaaagttataaattatagtACTTCAAAATTTATTTGACGGGTTATAAAACTATAGCTATCATActataatttatgtataatatttgttttaataaaatatttaatgtcaaatttatttGCAACTGATGCTAGAACAGTAGTTTTATACTATGCTTAATACAATTCCTTTATTAGAAAAGATTTCATATTCAAGATTGCAATTATATTACCTTGTCTCCACGTTATGGATTATAATACATATTCATACCGTAATAtgagatttgaaattttttacatCCATGTCATActactcttatttatttttatttattttttctaaaatataaaaaattatatttttataaatattttatttttatactctaTATCAAACACTAATATTATTACTCAAAGAAAAAACCTCCTCACTCAAATGCCACTCCAAACAAGACCGAACATATAAAAGTATCATATTGATGTGATACTATAgactatttaaatataaaattgattctaattaataaaaatcttaagcaattcataaaaattagccatgttatttaaatatgatgCTTACGTTTTCCCTTTTAGTCTAAATTCTATatacatgatatttttttcataccacctaaatatttataaaatagtatataaatttatgcatttattaacaataataaatttaaataaataataaataattataataataataatcaattagaAGTATTTCTCAATTAATAACAATTGGATTATGAAATTAGttgatgatgttaaaatatgtttttccattgaaataatattttaacattatataaaattgaaaatgtttgaaacttatagtaagaaaaataataagagtGCATGTGCTGGTTTAGGAGAAATTAAACATGATACTGAGTTAACTCTTTGTGCAGAAGTAtttgttttctataaataagaTTTGAACAACTTAAGCACTGTGAAGTTGAAGGAAGACATTAGAGAAGGGTTTGTAGATTTCTCTTTTTAGTTCAAAAACTGCCTCCTCCCAATGcgttttttttataagatttaatagcatttcttttatatttatatttgtagtgataatttaatattttttatttaatgtgatttttatgtatctttttaaaaattaatatattatcttcCATTAAATCAGTTTAAAGTAGTTTAGAAATGatgaaatttcatatattaatataacaatCATCTTATTCATGTGTATTATGCAATTCTAAAAACATAGAGTAATGTTCatctaatagaaaaaaaaaagcatagaTGAATGAAGTTGACCTAATAATCTTtccacaaaatataaaaaaaaataataaaaaataaaataaaaatttaaattattatatcacaTAAAGAAACCCAAAAAActattaacttcttttttttttctatatcatatcataaaattatacatatcaACTTTTTTCACGTCGAATACTTTTCAGGTGTAAGCACTGTAATATCAAACATAAATCATATTTgcatacacaatttttttacgacattattttgttttaaaaaaaaattataaaagttcattttttttaaaactattttatcttaTGTCAAATAATGTATGATGCTCCTCTTATTCATCATGCAAACTAAaagacaagaagaaaaagaactaCAAGATTTAGAAGAAAAAGTAGCACAAAATTTGAAACCTAAActcatgcaaaaaaaaaaatttctactATTTGAATACAACAAGCTTAGTACAGAACCTTTAAAAGTTATAGAATGTTCAAGTTCTATTTCCTTGTTGATTGTAAGAAATCATGGGTGAAACGACAAACAAAATGGTTGAAAATCAATTATAAGAGTGTAAAAACACCAACTTTCACAAAGAAATTAACCTTGAAGGGTTCATCCAAAGATGAGTTGTTCTTGTTGCATAAACTTCGACAATGGCGACAAAGGTGGGCACCATCTCCAAGGGGAAGTCCTCTGACAATGGACTGAGGAGAGAGGGGCAATGATGAGAGGTTACCAAGGGTTTTCTTCCAAATAACAGTGACATTACAGAAAAAGCATCAAACATGTGGCTTCTTAAGTACCGTATAAATCAGTTCACATGCCATCATAGGAACCATGGAACCAACTCCAAGAAGTTAAAGTTGACATCAATCATAGCTTCTACTCTTCTTCATCAATGGCTTCCAATGGAAAAAGCCAAAGCAATAATGGCCTTGAGCATGCTGAAAAGGAAGTGGTGGCTATTCTGGTACCTTTCCCAGCACAAGGCCATCTCAACCCGCTTCTCCACCTCGCACGCCTAATTGATTCACACAACATACCAGTTCATTTTGTTGGCACACTCACCCTCATTCGTCAGGCCACACTTCGTTACCACAGCTCCACTTCAAACTCAAACATTCATTTCCATCGCCTTGAACTCCCTCCCATTGTTTCTCCTCCTCCCAATCTTAATGACAATGCAGAATCCACTGATTTTCCATCTCATCTACTTCCTTCCTTTGAGATCACTTTCCAACTCAGGGAGCCTTTTCGGGAACTTCTTCAATCTCTCTCATCTCAAGCCAAAAGGGTCCTGGTCGTCCATGACTCCCTCATGGCCTATGTTGCACAAGATGCTACACACATGTCAAATGTTGAGAACTACACTTTTCATACCGCGAGTGCCTTTTACACCTCCCTTAAGTTTTGGGAGGAAATGGGAAGGCCCGAAGGCTTGCATGTCCCAGAACTGATTCCTTCTGTGGAAGGATGCTTCCCAAGTCAATTCGTGGACTTCATGAATGTTCAATGTGAGTTCCTCGAATTCAGTGACGGCATCATCTTCAACACAATCAGGGCAATTGAAGGTGCTTACATTGAGTTTGTGGAGGGTATCAATGGTGGCAAGAAGGTTTGGGCTTTGTGGCCATTCAAGTCTTTAGCCGTTGAGAAGAAAGATTCAGAAGGAGTTAGGCACTCATGCATGGAGTGGCTTGATAAACAAGAGGCAAATTCAGTTATATACGTGTCTTTCGGGACAACAACAACTTTGACGGAGGAGCAAATCCAAGAGCTTGCAAGAGGGTTGGAACAAAGCAAGCAAAAGTTCATTTGGGTGCTGAGAGATGCTGATAAAGCAGACATCTTTGATGTTAATGGGGCAAAAAGGCATGAGCTTCCAAGGGGGTTTGAGGAGAGAGTTCAGGGCATAGGGCTTGTTGTGAGGGATTGGGCACCCCAATTGGAAATTCTGAGCCACTCTTCAACAGGAGGGTTTATGAGTCATTGTGGATGGAACTCTTGTTTAGAGAGCCTAACCACAGGGAAGCCAATAGCAGCATGGCCTGTGCATTCTGACCAGCCAAGAAACACTATTCTGATGACACAGGTGCTCAAGGTTGGTTTGGTTGTGAAGGATTGGGCCAAAAGGAATGTGGTTGTTAGTGCTTCGGTTGTTGAGAATGCTGTGAGAAGGTTGATTGAAACGAAGGAAGGTGATGAGATGCGAGAGAGAACAATGACGCTTAAAAATGCCATTCATAGGTCCATGGATGAAGGTGCAGTTACTTCCACAGAAGTGGATGCTTTCATTGCTCACATCACCAAATAGTCCTATCAATTCATATTTGTGCTTAGTTGAACCTTCCAGAATTTTACAGTTCGTCAAGTTATCTCAAAATTGGTTTGGCATGAAAATGCACTATCTTTCTGTTTCTTTAAACGTTGTCTAGTAATA
This genomic interval from Vigna radiata var. radiata cultivar VC1973A chromosome 8, Vradiata_ver6, whole genome shotgun sequence contains the following:
- the LOC106770938 gene encoding zeatin O-glucosyltransferase-like; the protein is MASNGKSQSNNGLEHAEKEVVAILVPFPAQGHLNPLLHLARLIDSHNIPVHFVGTLTLIRQATLRYHSSTSNSNIHFHRLELPPIVSPPPNLNDNAESTDFPSHLLPSFEITFQLREPFRELLQSLSSQAKRVLVVHDSLMAYVAQDATHMSNVENYTFHTASAFYTSLKFWEEMGRPEGLHVPELIPSVEGCFPSQFVDFMNVQCEFLEFSDGIIFNTIRAIEGAYIEFVEGINGGKKVWALWPFKSLAVEKKDSEGVRHSCMEWLDKQEANSVIYVSFGTTTTLTEEQIQELARGLEQSKQKFIWVLRDADKADIFDVNGAKRHELPRGFEERVQGIGLVVRDWAPQLEILSHSSTGGFMSHCGWNSCLESLTTGKPIAAWPVHSDQPRNTILMTQVLKVGLVVKDWAKRNVVVSASVVENAVRRLIETKEGDEMRERTMTLKNAIHRSMDEGAVTSTEVDAFIAHITK